A single window of Aspergillus puulaauensis MK2 DNA, chromosome 5, nearly complete sequence DNA harbors:
- a CDS encoding SND2/TMEM208 family protein (BUSCO:EOG092658ZO;~COG:S;~EggNog:ENOG410PQTC;~InterPro:IPR008506;~PFAM:PF05620;~TransMembrane:4 (i21-38o44-61i82-99o111-128i)): MAQKASKTLAARNTSVLLRTHLITLALHALHLTLHFTFNRPRALKPYYLLALPTLVIEFYLDRIGRPTYSADGALRSPGEDLGAAGLTEFMWDILYWTWGCIGATCVFGGRAWWLWIVVPLYSVYLAYSTFTGMKSGLSGFGGGGGAGGDGEGAGTGAESKRQRKMEKRGGQRMQYR, translated from the exons ATGGCCCAA AAAGCGTCCAAAACCCTGGCAGCCCGGAACACCTCCGTCCTGCTCCGCACACACCTAATaaccctcgccctccacGCCCTGCACCTAACCCTCCATTTCACCTTCAACCGCCCGCGCGCCCTAAAGCCGTACTACCTGCTGGCGCTTCCAACGCTAGTCATCGAATTTTACCTAGACCGGATCGGCCGCCCAACCTACTCCGCCGATGGCGCCCTGCGCTCCCCCGGTGAGGATCTCGGAGCTGCCGGGCTGACGGAGTTCATGTGGGACATCTTGTACTGGACGTGGGGATGTATCGGGGCGACTTGTGTCTTTGGGGGTCgggcttggtggttgtggatTGTTGTTCCGCTGTATTCGGTCTATTTGGCGTATTCGACTTTTACTGGGATGAAGAGTGGGCTTTCtgggtttggtggtggtggtggtgctgggggagatggggagggagCGGGGACGGGGGCGGAGAGCAAGAGGCAGAGAaaaatggagaagaggggtGGGCAGAGGATGCAGTATCGGTAA
- the CDC27 gene encoding anaphase promoting complex subunit bimA (COG:D;~EggNog:ENOG410PIGR;~InterPro:IPR011990,IPR019734,IPR013026,IPR001440;~PFAM:PF07719,PF00515,PF13181,PF12895,PF13432, PF14559;~go_function: GO:0005515 - protein binding [Evidence IEA]): MTPSTSHISSQLRQMVYYHLDNNLVQNALFLAGRLHAYEPRTSEASYLLALCYLQSGQVKAAWETSRNFGLRGTHLGCSYVYAQSCLDLGKYMDGINALERSKSLWSSRNHWNKHSETRRQHLPDAAAVLCLQGKLWQAHKEHNKAVDCYAAALKLNPFMWDAFLSLCETGVDMRVSNIYKLSPELYGMVSSSVLEDVESTSDKVAPPDGPLQTQANVNPSIDPFTSAAARSESNTTHGSSALWEKFNGSTVSVASSGTGHVMREGMETPGGHSSESDEPRVTNGTSADVFEPPLAPAKKNRTIQTIGADPSMDPPPKMRPTGIRQRARARVDTDEQTGAHLERDVTMGHRIGDRKRTVSGQVAHSSTSNSTDQSGGQRRSVRLFNQIKPTSNKISSAALGVKDGREVKKVRATGTKGRTATASHVGRVVSGNNRKHIGEIHDSDAKEYRGTSMSTSNGTQHATSRASASERSKAVEALAWILDLFSKLATGYYCLSRYKCTDSIQIFSSLSQGQRETPWVLANIGRAYYEQAMYSDAEKYFVRVRAMAPSRPKDMEIYSTVLWHLKNDVELAYLAHELMEVDRLSPEAWCAVGNSFSHQRDHDQALKCFKRATQLDPHFAYGFTLQGHEYVANEEYDKALDAYRNGISADSRHYNAWYGLGTVYDKMGKLDFAEQHFRNAAKINPSNAVLICCIGLVQEKMSNPKTALIQYNRACSLAPHSVLARFRKARALMKLQDLRSALTELKVLKDMAPDEANVHYLLGKLYKMLRDKGNAIKHFTTALNLDPKAAQYIKDAMEALDDDEEDEEDMA, from the exons ATGACCCCGTCAACATCCCATATTTCGAGCCAGCTGAGGCAAATGGTATACTACCATCTTGACAACAACCTTGTTCAGAACGCGCTGTTCCTCGCCGGCCGCTTACATGCCTACGAACCTCGCACATCGGAAGCCTCATACCTACTAGCGCTCTGTTACCTGCAAAGCGGCCAAGTAAAAGCGGCATGGGAAACTAGCAGGAATTTCGGTTTGCGGGGCACACATCTCGGCTGTTCTTACGTCTACGCGCAGTCATGTCTAGACCTTGGGAAATATATGGATGGCATCAACGCGCTAGAACGGAGCAAGTCTTTGTGGAGCTCAAGGAATCATTGGA ACAAACATAGTGAAACGCGCAGACAACACTTGCCAGACGCCGCCGCGGTACTATGTTTACAAGGGAAATTATGGCAAGCTCACAAGGAACACAACAAGGCTGTAGATTGCTACGCTGCAGCTCTCAAGCTGAATCCGTTCATGTGGGATGCGTTTCTAAGCTTGTGCGAGACTG GTGTTGATATGCGAGTTTCAAATATTTACAAACTAAGTCCCGAGTTATACGGCATGGTATCGTCTTCTGTATTGGAAGATGTAGAATCCACGTCCGACAAAGTTGCTCCTCCCGACGGCCCCTTACAAACGCAGGCCAACGTAAATCCGAGTATCGACCCGTTCACCTCCGCCGCGGCTCGCAGCGAATCGAACACCACTCATGGTAGCTCCGCCTTGTGGGAAAAGTTTAACGGAAGCACAGTTAGTGTCGCGTCATCAGGAACCGGCCATGTTATGCGTGAAGGCATGGAAACGCCTGGTGGCCATAGCAGCGAGTCTGACGAACCTCGTGTAACCAATGGGACTAGTGCGGATGTCTTTGAGCCGCCATTAGCCCctgcaaaaaaaaatcgAACAATACAAACAATAGGCGCCGATCCTTCTATGGATCCCCCACCAAAAATGAGGCCGACAGGCATACGACAAAGAGCACGGGCTAGAGTCGACACAGATGAGCAGACAGGTGCTCACTTGGAAAGAGACGTTACTATGGGTCATAGGATTGGAGATCGCAAGCGAACAGTCTCCGGCCAAGTTGCGCATTCTTCCACATCAAATTCAACAGATCAATCAGGGGGGCAGCGACGAAGTGTGCGGCTCTTCAACCAAATAAAACCCACATCAAATAAAATCTCTAGTGCGGCATTGGGGGTGAAAGATGGCCGAGAGGTCAAGAAAGTGAGGGCTACAGGGACAAAAGGgcgaacagcaacagcctcgcATGTAGGCCGCGTGGTTAGCGGCAATAATCGGAAGCACATCGGTGAGATTCACGACAGTGATGCCAAAGAATACCGGGGGACATCTATGTCGACGTCAAATGGTACTCAGCACGCAACATCCAGAGCATCTGCATCGGAGCGATCCAAGGCAGTCGAGGCCCTGGCTTGGATCTTGGATTTGTTCTCAAAGCTAGCTACCGGCTACTACTGTTTAAGCCGGTATAAATGCACCGATTCCATTCAAATATTTAGCTCTCTTTCCCAGGGCCAGCGCGAGACGCCATGGGTCCTTGCCAATATTGGACGAGCTTACTATGAACAAGCAATGTACTCAGATGCCGAGAAGTACTTCGTTCGGGTGAGAGCAATGGCCCCATCAAGGCCAAAAGACATGGAGATTTACTCAACAGTCCTTTGGCATCTGAAGAACGATGTCGAACTCGCTTATTTGGCGCATGAGCTGATGGAAGTTGATCGCCTATCACCGGAGGCCTGGTGCGCTGTTGGTAACTCCTTCTCACACCAGCGAGACCACGACCAAGCTTTGAAGTGTTTCAAGCGTGCAACCCAACTGGATCCACACTTTGCCTATGGCTTTACGCTCCAGGGCCACGAGTATGTGGCCAACGAGGAATATGACAAGGCACTGGATGCGTATCGAAACGGCATTAGTGCCGATAGCCGGCATTACAATGCCTGGTACGGATTGGGAACGGTCTATGACAAGATGGGCAAACTTGACTTCGCCGAACAGCATTTCCGAAACGCAGCCAAGATTAACCCGTCTAACGCTGTCTTGATATGCTGCATCGGCTTGGTTCAGGAAAAGATGAGCAATCCCAAGACAGCATTGATCCAGTACAATAGGGCCTGCTCTCTTGCTCCTCATTCCGTCCTTGCTCGATTCCGAAAAGCCCGCGCGTTGATGAAACTGCAGGACCTCAGATCTGCTCTTACAGAACTGAAAGTCCTTAAAGACATGGCGCCGGATGAGGCCAATGTCCATTACCTACTTGGGAAGTTGTACAAAATGCTCCGTGACAAGGGCAATGCGATCAAGCACTTTACGACGGCCCTGAACCTTGATCCAAAG GCAGCACAATACATCAAAGACGCAATGGAAgcccttgacgatgatgaggaagatgaagaagatatgGCATGA